The stretch of DNA AGCGTATTGAGGTTGTAACAAATCCATCGGCTCGTTATGAAGCTTCGGGATCTGCCGGGATTATTAATATTGTATTGAAAAAAGGAACAAATACAGGTTTCAATGGATCTGTTACATTGAATGGAGGAATTCCTGAAATGGTAGGTGTAAATGCAAATATTAATTACAAAACTAGAAAATGGAACTGGTTTGCCAATGTAGGTACTCGTTATGCCGATCGTGCGGGAGAAGGTTCTGCTTTTATGACAAGTTTTGATAATGGTTTAGTATCAGAATACCGTTCGACAGATCGTACAAATGATCGTATCCGTAGAAACTACAATGTACGTGTGGGTACGGAGTATTATATTAATGATAATAATACAATTGGTTTATCAGCAGGATACCGTTATAACAATGGAAATAACTATTCTTTAATTGATTACAACTACTATGATCCTACAATGGCTTTCTTGTACAATGATTATAATAAACAATCGGAGAAAGAGTTAGAAAATAATTTTGATGTTGATTTAAATTATAAACACGAATTTGATAAGAAAGGTCATGAGTTATCATTTACCGGACGTTTTTCAACTCAAAAAGAAGAAGAAGACGGATTGATTAACGGGATTTCTACACAATTTAATCCATTAACAGGAACATATGAACCTGTAAAAACAAATCGTTTAACGGATAACTTAGAAAAACAAAATACTGTGGTATTCACAGCTGATTATATCCGTCCAATTGGAGAAAAAGGGAAATTTGAATTAGGTGCTCGTGCTGATTTTAACAACAATAAATCGGATAACCAAACGTATAATATTCAAGAGGATGGGTCATTAGTGATCAACAATGATTTCTATGCGAATATCGATAATCAACAAAATGTTTTAGCAGCTTACGCACAATATGGAAACGCTATTGGTAAATTCCAATATTTTGCAGGATTACGTTTAGAAAGTTCTAATATGGATATTAAGTTCTTAACGACAAATGATCGTATTAAAAAGAACTATACGGATTTATTCCCAACAGCAACATTAAATTATACGTTTAATGAAAAGAATGAATTACAATTAAGTTATTCTAAACGTATTCGTCGTCCAATGGGATTCATGTTAAATCCATTTTTCTCTGCAACAGATGACCGTAATATTCGAAGAGGTAATCCAAATTTAGATCCAACATATACTAACTCATTTGAATTATCTTACATTACGACTATTGGTAAATTAATGATTACTCCAAGTGTTTTCTACCAAAAAACAACTGATATGATTAATCAGTTCCAACGTCAAAGCTTTAACGATAATGGTGAGAGAATATTTATTACTCGACCAATTAATGTTGGAGAAGAGCAACGCTACGGATTAGATTTAACTACAACTTATCGTCCATTTAGATGGTGGAATTTAATGTTAAATGTGAATTTATTTGGATATGATCGTATAGGTTTCTACCAAGAAACAAATGAATATAGAGATCCAGAAACAGGAGCAATGTTAACGAAAGTGGATTCTCAAGATTTTTCTGGAGATGGATTTAGTTCAAGAGGACGTTTATCATCTAACTTTACATTACCAGCAGATTTCAAAATCCAAGTTGCTGCCAACTATATGGGAGCTATCGAAACTGCTCAACAAAAAATAGAAGATAACTTATCAATGGATTTCTCTTTATCAAAAGATTTATTCAATAAGAAAGCAACTTTAGCATTTAATATCCGTGACGTTTTTGATTCAAGAAAACGAGAAATGACTCAATTTGCAAACGATTATACAAATTACGAAAGTATGCGTTGGATGGTTAGATCTTGGAACTTATCATTTACATACCGTTTCAAAAATACAAATGAAGGAAAAGGTAGAGATAAGCAACAACGTCCTGATGGAGAAGAAATGATGGGTGAAGGAGGTGAAATGGGAGGTTTCTAACGCATTCTATTTACGATACATCAAATACATATTAAAAAGGTTCTGAGATTATTATTCAGAACCTTTTTTTTGTTTCTATACATTAATAAAAAAATCCGAATACCAAATGGTATTCGGATGAATATTTATATGAAACTGAATTATTTTTGATTCTTTAATAAATCGCGAATTTCAGCTAATAATTCTTCTTGCGTTGGTCCAGCTGGAGCTTCTGGTTCTGCAGGAGCTTCTCTTTTTAACTTGTTAATTCCTTTGATCATTACAAATAATGCAAAAGCTACAACGATAAATGAGATCGCAGCTGAAATAAATAAACCATATTTGATGGCTGTACCAGGAATTACTAAATCTGCTAAATTATCCAACTGTAATGTTTCTAATGTTGGAGTTAATATTGCAGGAGTAATAATATCTTCTACTAAAGAAGTGACAATCTTACCAAATGCACCACCGATCACTACACCGACAGCTAAGTCTACTACGTTTCCTTTAACAGCAAACTCTTTAAATTCTTGAAAAAATCCCATAAGTTTAATAAATATTTTAGTTGATAAATGTTCTATTTTTTGATGAGTTAAAGAAATAGAATCCTAAAATCATAAATGGTATACTTAAAATTTGACCATTGTTTAATCCAATATTAAGTGCTTCTGCAACCGCTTCTGTCCCTTGATCTTCTTTAAAGAACTCAACAACAAAGCGTATTAAAAATAAGAAAAATAAGAAGATTCCAAATAATGCTCCCATATCTTTTTTCTTATCCGTTTGATTGTATACGTATAACATGACAAAACCTAAGATTACATATCCTATAGCTTCATATAATTGCGCAGGGTGTCTAGCAACAATCGCACCATATCCTGAACTTTGATTATGGAATTTTACTGCCCATGGTAAATCGGATGCTTTACCAACAATTTCAGAATTATAAAAGTTTCCGACTCGTACTGCTGCACCTCCAAAGGGTACTACCGTTGCAATACGATCCAACAACCATAGGACATTACGTTTGGTGTATTTTCTTGAAAATAAAATTGCTGAAAGGATCACTCCAATTGCGGCTCCATGACTAGCTAATCCACTAAAGCCAACAAATTCATAATCTTTTAAAAGTCCAAATAAAGCAGTTTCTCCAGGAGAATATGCTACAGGTAGAAAAACTTCGATTGGTCGTTCTATAAAAGCGGATGGATCGTAGAAAAGATACTCTCCTAGACGAGCACCCCCAATGGCTCCAATAAAGATGTAAAGAAATAAAGGGTCTAACCATTCTTTTTTCTCTTTTTCTTTTTTAAAGATATTGGCCATTAAATACCAACCTATCACAAAGGCTAAAATCCAACATAAGCTATAAATGTGAATTTTAAATGATCCGATTTCAAATAAATATGGCGATGGTTGCCAATCAATGTAAGCGAGTAA from Faecalibacter sp. LW9 encodes:
- a CDS encoding TonB-dependent receptor domain-containing protein; the protein is MRLKSLFTLIFTLFVIALNAQDKYQIKGKVLSTTNAPIEFTSVSLETDSEGVVMEGMADAKGEFVIEAPAGEYILIIEPLGYDIIQRDINLTSNIDLGTFSVKVDEIVSLGAAVITAEKPVYKVELDKKVYDMASDPMSQGQSLSDALQNVPSIQVDAEGNVSLRGNDNVKFLVDGKPSGMLGVSSVAEALKNIPAENVERIEVVTNPSARYEASGSAGIINIVLKKGTNTGFNGSVTLNGGIPEMVGVNANINYKTRKWNWFANVGTRYADRAGEGSAFMTSFDNGLVSEYRSTDRTNDRIRRNYNVRVGTEYYINDNNTIGLSAGYRYNNGNNYSLIDYNYYDPTMAFLYNDYNKQSEKELENNFDVDLNYKHEFDKKGHELSFTGRFSTQKEEEDGLINGISTQFNPLTGTYEPVKTNRLTDNLEKQNTVVFTADYIRPIGEKGKFELGARADFNNNKSDNQTYNIQEDGSLVINNDFYANIDNQQNVLAAYAQYGNAIGKFQYFAGLRLESSNMDIKFLTTNDRIKKNYTDLFPTATLNYTFNEKNELQLSYSKRIRRPMGFMLNPFFSATDDRNIRRGNPNLDPTYTNSFELSYITTIGKLMITPSVFYQKTTDMINQFQRQSFNDNGERIFITRPINVGEEQRYGLDLTTTYRPFRWWNLMLNVNLFGYDRIGFYQETNEYRDPETGAMLTKVDSQDFSGDGFSSRGRLSSNFTLPADFKIQVAANYMGAIETAQQKIEDNLSMDFSLSKDLFNKKATLAFNIRDVFDSRKREMTQFANDYTNYESMRWMVRSWNLSFTYRFKNTNEGKGRDKQQRPDGEEMMGEGGEMGGF
- the mscL gene encoding large-conductance mechanosensitive channel protein MscL; the encoded protein is MGFFQEFKEFAVKGNVVDLAVGVVIGGAFGKIVTSLVEDIITPAILTPTLETLQLDNLADLVIPGTAIKYGLFISAAISFIVVAFALFVMIKGINKLKREAPAEPEAPAGPTQEELLAEIRDLLKNQK
- the lgt gene encoding prolipoprotein diacylglyceryl transferase is translated as MNLLAYIDWQPSPYLFEIGSFKIHIYSLCWILAFVIGWYLMANIFKKEKEKKEWLDPLFLYIFIGAIGGARLGEYLFYDPSAFIERPIEVFLPVAYSPGETALFGLLKDYEFVGFSGLASHGAAIGVILSAILFSRKYTKRNVLWLLDRIATVVPFGGAAVRVGNFYNSEIVGKASDLPWAVKFHNQSSGYGAIVARHPAQLYEAIGYVILGFVMLYVYNQTDKKKDMGALFGIFLFFLFLIRFVVEFFKEDQGTEAVAEALNIGLNNGQILSIPFMILGFYFFNSSKNRTFIN